A genomic stretch from Chlamydiota bacterium includes:
- the map gene encoding Methionine aminopeptidase, whose protein sequence is MIGRNDLCFCGSGKKWKKCHYPQTISEENQLLKNTYLQKYNILIKDSEQIEKIKKACMLCSKVLDLVCQMAKAGTTTKELDLFVKTEFEKQGAISAAYHYGSPPFPANICTSLNEVICHGIPDETPLKEGDIFNLDVACILDGYFGDCSKMVCVGKVDANKKRVVECAYFSLMEAIKTVQPKSKIHEIGDAIESVAKEYKCSVVYQFVGHGVGIQFHEGPEVPHHANKSIIECVPGMIFTIEPMINLGKKEGEIDPINHWTVRTVDRLASAQYEHTLLVTDTGCEILTPWEKPDFAQN, encoded by the coding sequence ATGATTGGAAGAAATGACTTATGCTTTTGTGGAAGTGGGAAAAAATGGAAAAAATGTCATTATCCTCAAACAATTTCTGAAGAAAATCAACTCTTAAAAAATACCTATCTACAAAAGTACAATATTTTAATTAAAGATAGTGAGCAGATCGAAAAAATCAAAAAAGCATGCATGCTTTGCAGCAAGGTATTAGATCTTGTATGCCAAATGGCTAAAGCTGGCACAACAACAAAAGAACTTGACCTTTTTGTGAAAACGGAATTTGAAAAACAGGGTGCTATATCCGCAGCTTATCATTATGGCTCGCCTCCTTTTCCTGCAAATATTTGCACCTCTTTAAATGAAGTGATCTGCCATGGCATTCCAGATGAAACTCCTTTAAAAGAAGGAGACATTTTCAATCTTGATGTCGCTTGCATTTTGGATGGATACTTTGGAGATTGCTCTAAAATGGTGTGTGTTGGCAAGGTGGATGCAAATAAAAAAAGAGTTGTCGAATGCGCCTATTTTTCGCTTATGGAAGCAATCAAAACTGTTCAGCCTAAAAGCAAAATCCATGAAATTGGAGATGCCATCGAGTCTGTTGCCAAAGAGTACAAATGCTCGGTTGTCTATCAATTTGTCGGTCATGGCGTGGGTATACAATTCCATGAAGGACCTGAAGTGCCCCACCATGCTAATAAAAGTATCATCGAGTGCGTCCCTGGCATGATTTTTACCATTGAGCCCATGATCAATCTTGGAAAAAAGGAAGGCGAAATCGATCCTATCAACCATTGGACCGTGCGCACTGTCGATAGGCTCGCCTCTGCTCAATATGAGCATACACTGCTTGTCACAGACACAGGCTGCGAGATTCTCACCCCGTGGGAAAAGCCCGATTTTGCTCAAAACTGA
- the czcD gene encoding Cadmium, cobalt and zinc/H(+)-K(+) antiporter, with protein MHLDHAQKSKALSVSLVVAFIFMCVEIGFGFFAHSLALISDGLHLFTDVGAFLISIFALHIAKRSPNEKMSFGYKRSEVFGAMINSAFLLVLICFLIIESIDRFYNQEVVNGKIVFVVAFIGLIANFFMLYLLRHGKEDLNIKAAYLHVVGDLLGSFGVLIAGALIWAFKWYVCDPIMTVIISVIIFRSAYHIIKEGALILLEAVPKDINLAQIKLALQEIKGVDEVHDLHVWAIDQRLYALSCHLVGKKHILNEANIILKEQFRIEHTTIQIETTGDFDPKHCFDCHK; from the coding sequence ATGCATTTAGATCACGCGCAAAAATCCAAAGCTCTTTCGGTCTCTTTAGTTGTGGCCTTTATTTTCATGTGCGTGGAAATAGGTTTTGGATTTTTTGCACATAGTTTGGCTTTGATTTCAGATGGATTGCATCTTTTTACTGATGTCGGTGCTTTTTTAATCTCTATTTTTGCTCTCCATATTGCAAAAAGAAGTCCGAATGAAAAAATGAGCTTCGGATACAAAAGATCAGAAGTGTTTGGCGCAATGATCAATAGTGCTTTTTTACTTGTCTTGATCTGTTTTTTGATTATCGAGTCCATTGATCGATTTTACAATCAAGAAGTGGTGAATGGCAAAATCGTCTTTGTTGTTGCTTTCATTGGACTTATTGCAAATTTTTTCATGCTTTATTTGCTGCGTCACGGAAAAGAGGACTTAAATATTAAAGCAGCTTATTTGCACGTGGTAGGGGATTTATTAGGATCTTTTGGAGTGTTAATTGCAGGAGCGTTAATTTGGGCATTTAAATGGTATGTATGTGATCCGATTATGACAGTGATCATTTCTGTCATTATTTTTCGCTCAGCCTACCACATTATCAAAGAAGGAGCGCTGATTTTATTAGAAGCTGTACCTAAAGATATTAATCTTGCACAAATCAAACTTGCACTTCAAGAAATCAAAGGAGTCGATGAGGTGCATGACTTACATGTATGGGCCATTGATCAGCGTTTGTATGCACTGAGTTGTCATTTGGTCGGAAAAAAACATATTTTGAATGAAGCAAACATAATTTTAAAAGAACAATTTCGCATCGAACACACCACCATTCAAATCGAAACAACAGGAGATTTTGATCCCAAACATTGTTTCGATTGTCATAAATAA
- the ptsI gene encoding Phosphoenolpyruvate-protein phosphotransferase translates to MKEHVEEITQTYFGTTLVEGIAIGKPFYLKPQHIILEETSLQNKEVESEVSRFRSALQKTQFELEKISKIPVNEKSMQVAHIMQAHLEILKDPFWSSVEEKIRQTHKNAEYVVSLIVDEWGSHFNRLKDPFFQERAKDIEHLSTRVLTNLSSKFKHTIETLDEMRIVFADEISSTDALEADPKFVGAFVTTQGGLTSHAAIIAKAKGIPFVTSIGFLPSDLETIKEIIVDATDGKVIFYPKPEMSKLYQKKIQLRKIETKKQETLHKMAKMKDGKIIDLFCNIEMLEEVDLIHDCKTQGIGLVRSEYFLLKDPKFFHEEHQFEVFKEITKRARHLPVTIRTFDISHEEFSSLVGEEMPKNPALGYRGLRWLLKNPDIFKTHLRAILRASHFGKLCIMFPMVCDVEELKAAKGVLANVKQELRLEQIPFNAKMQVGCMLEVPSACMMCECLAPHVDFFSIGTNDLMQYSMAVDRRASFHKSFFYDMHPSVIKMMEYVSKICQQKNKPLSVCGEAASNPKYTPIFIGLGIHSLSMSAKSISQIKSILAKMDQTFAKNVVQRALKTKSGQELDDLLTKQFQKLLKSHA, encoded by the coding sequence ATGAAAGAACACGTCGAAGAAATCACGCAGACCTATTTTGGCACCACATTAGTAGAGGGGATTGCCATAGGTAAGCCTTTCTATCTAAAACCTCAACATATCATTCTTGAAGAAACCTCTTTGCAAAATAAAGAAGTAGAATCAGAAGTGAGTCGGTTTAGAAGCGCATTGCAAAAAACACAATTTGAATTGGAAAAAATCTCCAAAATACCTGTCAATGAGAAAAGCATGCAAGTGGCGCATATCATGCAAGCGCACTTAGAAATTTTAAAAGACCCCTTCTGGTCTTCGGTAGAAGAAAAAATTCGCCAAACACATAAAAATGCAGAATATGTCGTTAGCCTTATCGTAGATGAATGGGGATCCCATTTTAATAGACTCAAAGACCCCTTTTTTCAAGAAAGAGCCAAAGATATTGAACATCTTTCAACGCGTGTTTTGACCAACCTTTCTTCTAAATTTAAGCATACCATCGAAACATTGGATGAAATGCGTATTGTGTTTGCAGATGAAATTTCTTCTACAGATGCTTTAGAAGCAGATCCTAAATTTGTAGGTGCATTTGTCACAACCCAAGGAGGACTCACATCCCATGCGGCCATCATTGCAAAAGCAAAAGGAATTCCTTTTGTGACATCTATCGGTTTTTTGCCAAGCGATTTGGAGACTATCAAAGAAATTATTGTTGATGCGACAGATGGCAAAGTGATTTTCTATCCGAAACCTGAAATGTCAAAACTCTACCAAAAAAAGATACAACTTAGAAAAATCGAAACCAAAAAACAAGAAACTTTGCACAAAATGGCCAAAATGAAAGATGGAAAAATCATAGACCTTTTTTGCAATATTGAAATGTTGGAAGAAGTGGACCTCATTCATGATTGTAAAACTCAAGGTATAGGGCTTGTGCGCTCGGAATATTTTTTGTTAAAAGATCCTAAGTTTTTTCATGAAGAACATCAATTTGAAGTGTTTAAAGAAATTACAAAAAGAGCGCGTCATTTGCCAGTAACAATCCGTACATTTGATATTTCACACGAAGAGTTTTCCTCACTTGTGGGAGAGGAGATGCCCAAAAATCCAGCACTTGGATATAGAGGTCTAAGATGGCTTTTAAAAAATCCAGATATTTTTAAAACACATTTGCGTGCGATTTTAAGAGCTTCGCATTTTGGAAAGTTGTGCATCATGTTCCCCATGGTCTGTGATGTCGAAGAACTTAAAGCTGCAAAAGGCGTTTTAGCCAACGTCAAACAGGAACTTCGTCTAGAACAAATTCCATTTAATGCAAAAATGCAAGTAGGGTGCATGCTCGAAGTACCTTCTGCTTGCATGATGTGTGAATGTTTGGCTCCCCACGTGGACTTCTTCTCCATTGGTACAAACGATTTAATGCAATACTCAATGGCAGTAGACAGAAGAGCGAGTTTCCATAAAAGCTTTTTCTACGATATGCATCCCTCTGTTATTAAAATGATGGAATATGTGAGCAAAATATGTCAGCAAAAAAACAAACCTCTAAGTGTTTGTGGAGAAGCAGCATCCAATCCAAAGTATACACCCATTTTTATTGGACTTGGCATTCATTCACTCTCCATGTCCGCAAAATCTATTTCTCAAATCAAATCTATATTAGCTAAAATGGATCAGACGTTTGCTAAAAATGTCGTCCAACGAGCCTTGAAGACCAAGTCTGGGCAAGAATTGGACGATTTGTTAACAAAACAATTCCAAAAATTGCTCAAATCACATGCATAG
- a CDS encoding Cardiolipin synthase: MKNKKRIWVAKLSLLFICIFYLFFKSFYVALPQKKAPIQFYHNDFALLFARAIKQAKTVVLTSFGLDQTLKSVLQKKPCTLFLDATQSNTILNKTSFFLNQSGFFHPKILLLDDARVLIGTANLTKNSLFFAANFCVGLYSPHLNAKLKEALFTQQALHYQENALDFFYKAPDALEFLLQFLASTKTHLKIAMYTLTHPKIIECLIALKNRGVFVEIFLDKHPANRPTIETLKKEKICVHMRTKPGMLHTKLAIKDHKALYIGSANWTRRGFSKNHEVLLFLHHLTNSQKDQVFMHFKML; this comes from the coding sequence TTGAAAAACAAGAAACGCATTTGGGTCGCTAAATTAAGCCTTCTTTTCATTTGTATTTTCTACCTATTTTTTAAAAGTTTTTATGTTGCACTTCCACAAAAAAAAGCTCCCATTCAATTCTATCACAATGATTTTGCTCTTCTTTTTGCAAGAGCGATCAAACAAGCAAAAACCGTTGTATTAACTTCATTTGGGCTCGATCAAACACTTAAATCCGTGCTTCAAAAAAAACCCTGCACGCTTTTTTTAGATGCTACACAATCCAATACAATATTGAATAAAACGTCATTTTTTTTAAACCAAAGTGGATTTTTTCATCCCAAAATCCTTCTTTTGGATGATGCGCGTGTGTTGATTGGTACTGCGAATTTAACCAAAAATTCGCTTTTTTTTGCTGCCAATTTTTGTGTAGGTCTCTATTCACCTCATTTGAATGCCAAACTCAAAGAAGCGCTATTCACACAACAAGCTTTGCACTACCAAGAGAATGCATTGGATTTTTTTTATAAAGCGCCAGATGCTCTTGAATTTCTTCTTCAATTTTTAGCTTCTACAAAAACACATCTTAAAATTGCCATGTATACACTCACCCATCCCAAAATTATTGAATGTTTAATCGCGCTTAAAAACCGTGGCGTGTTTGTGGAAATTTTTCTAGATAAACATCCTGCCAACCGACCCACTATCGAAACGCTAAAAAAAGAAAAGATATGTGTCCATATGCGCACAAAACCAGGGATGCTGCACACAAAATTAGCAATCAAAGATCACAAAGCTCTTTACATCGGTTCTGCAAATTGGACTCGTCGCGGCTTTTCAAAAAATCACGAAGTGCTCTTATTTTTACATCACTTAACAAACTCTCAAAAAGATCAGGTGTTTATGCATTTCAAAATGCTATGA
- the rpmB gene encoding 50S ribosomal protein L28, with the protein MARVCQVTKKKTQKGHQYSIRGIAKKKKGIGLNITGKTKRTFKPNLMKKRFWFDEENRFITLKVSADAMRTIDKKGVSAVVKQLRKEGQKV; encoded by the coding sequence ATGGCGCGTGTATGTCAAGTTACTAAGAAAAAAACTCAAAAAGGTCATCAATACTCGATTCGCGGGATCGCGAAAAAGAAAAAGGGTATTGGGTTAAATATCACTGGAAAAACAAAACGTACATTTAAACCAAATCTGATGAAAAAGCGCTTTTGGTTTGATGAAGAAAACCGTTTTATCACTCTAAAGGTGAGTGCTGATGCGATGCGCACAATCGATAAAAAAGGCGTATCTGCAGTCGTTAAACAGCTCCGTAAAGAAGGCCAAAAAGTCTAA
- the pgpH_1 gene encoding Cyclic-di-AMP phosphodiesterase PgpH, with product MKVWGQIMSEDRKALFKKFTNMRHFFIWPDGIGFRLIIGFVMTLIVSIFLHLRETDVDYLELGTPAKRYVVAQVPFEFPDDEAHSVKKQQSVRNIGTIFEIERDDIDRLRLQLEKEILISENLNSETNDKIFQAADLLVKALLDARFADTKTLQAMKKAGLFTLNYEIFMPKSSSEKLPKDVFYSIQKRAFSQARIERDVYEMVMKYFDNQTWQFKEDIQAQNALRKTIVTTVPKPMTPVSTGQKIIAQGEMVTSRHVAQVQSMKAAVLENRKLFQPLTFLGSFILALVFVFITWIYLKIKQPHFLQSSKKLALFSCIVIIALIISKVIERLLVGHTSHLIDIVQYPLFVPFATILIAVLINTELALFATAILAVILTTTLAVDETRFLTINLVASLVCLYSARHLKKRTEIFKITFKGWLACVIVVFSFYFIDDIFFSKSLVQDLISTFIFMFFTAILCIGLLPPLESSFQMMTSITLMEYLDTNHPLLRRFSIEAPGTYQHSLLLSNLVGECAREINANSIFCRAAAMY from the coding sequence ATGAAGGTTTGGGGTCAAATTATGTCGGAAGATAGGAAAGCGTTGTTTAAAAAGTTTACAAATATGCGACATTTCTTCATCTGGCCAGATGGGATTGGGTTTCGTCTTATCATTGGATTTGTCATGACACTTATAGTGTCTATTTTTTTGCATCTAAGAGAAACCGATGTGGATTATTTAGAGCTTGGTACTCCTGCAAAAAGATATGTCGTAGCGCAAGTACCTTTTGAATTTCCTGATGATGAGGCACATAGCGTTAAAAAACAGCAATCGGTAAGAAATATAGGGACTATTTTTGAAATTGAAAGAGATGATATTGATAGATTGCGCCTTCAATTAGAAAAAGAGATTTTAATCAGTGAAAATTTAAATTCTGAAACAAATGATAAGATTTTTCAAGCAGCCGATCTTTTAGTCAAAGCCCTTTTAGATGCACGTTTTGCAGATACCAAAACTCTGCAAGCGATGAAAAAGGCGGGGCTTTTTACGCTTAACTACGAAATTTTTATGCCTAAAAGTTCTTCCGAGAAACTCCCTAAAGATGTGTTTTATTCAATACAAAAACGGGCCTTTTCGCAGGCGCGTATAGAAAGAGATGTATATGAAATGGTTATGAAATATTTTGATAACCAAACGTGGCAATTCAAAGAAGACATACAGGCGCAAAATGCCCTGCGTAAAACGATTGTTACAACAGTTCCAAAACCTATGACACCTGTATCAACTGGACAAAAAATCATTGCGCAAGGCGAAATGGTGACATCAAGACATGTTGCGCAGGTGCAATCAATGAAAGCGGCGGTTCTGGAAAATCGTAAACTGTTTCAACCATTGACTTTTTTAGGTAGTTTTATCCTTGCTCTTGTTTTTGTGTTTATTACGTGGATTTATTTAAAAATTAAACAGCCCCATTTCTTACAAAGTTCTAAAAAATTGGCGCTCTTTTCTTGTATTGTTATCATTGCATTGATTATATCCAAAGTGATTGAACGTTTACTTGTCGGACATACCAGCCATTTGATCGATATCGTTCAATATCCACTCTTTGTGCCTTTTGCAACGATTTTAATTGCTGTGTTGATCAATACAGAGCTTGCACTATTTGCAACAGCAATTTTAGCAGTGATTTTAACCACCACACTTGCTGTTGACGAGACACGATTTTTAACCATTAATTTAGTCGCCTCTCTTGTCTGCTTGTATAGCGCGCGTCATTTAAAAAAGCGTACGGAGATCTTTAAGATTACATTTAAAGGCTGGCTGGCTTGCGTTATTGTCGTATTTAGCTTTTACTTCATTGACGATATCTTTTTTTCAAAGAGTTTGGTCCAAGATCTTATCTCTACATTCATTTTCATGTTCTTTACAGCCATTTTATGCATTGGATTATTGCCACCGCTTGAATCAAGTTTTCAAATGATGACCTCCATTACGCTCATGGAATATTTAGATACCAACCATCCGCTTTTAAGACGCTTTTCTATCGAAGCTCCAGGGACATATCAGCACTCTTTATTGCTTTCAAATCTTGTAGGAGAATGTGCAAGAGAGATCAATGCCAATAGCATTTTTTGCAGAGCTGCGGCCATGTACC
- the dnaX_1 gene encoding DNA polymerase III subunit tau, whose translation MEYEVLARKFRPQLFSEVIGQKNILQTLMNALAKNRIAHAYLFSGPKGVGKTTFARLLAKALNCQQKEGIEPCNTCSSCKEIAKSISMDVIEIDGASNRGIDEIRKIKENVGYAASSGNYKIYIIDEVHMLTKEAFNALLKTLEEPPSHVKFFFATTHPSKLPTTIISRCQRFALERFSTSMITEKLETILKSLTIEYEKSALLLIANVADGSMRDAESLLDQVIAFESKVNRANVIESLGIVEKKELYFLDELKRVQNIGPVFELTQKLITSGKDLNLFLEDLMQHIRHYLIIAILKEKATEFLQESTQDMEIYFKNQDLYSKELCLYLLEYLIQSQERFHFTSNKQVLLEVILLEIIQSQKPKRFEDLLDNMQQQPKAKPQEKKKMSQNKMDTIIRFSQVELEGILKKTT comes from the coding sequence ATGGAATATGAAGTTTTAGCACGCAAGTTTCGTCCTCAATTGTTTTCTGAAGTCATCGGACAAAAAAATATCTTGCAAACATTAATGAACGCTCTTGCAAAAAATCGCATTGCACATGCTTATCTCTTTTCAGGTCCAAAAGGCGTTGGAAAAACCACATTTGCACGCTTGCTTGCAAAAGCGCTTAATTGCCAACAGAAAGAAGGTATCGAACCATGCAATACATGTTCTTCTTGCAAAGAGATTGCAAAATCGATTTCAATGGATGTGATCGAAATTGATGGAGCTTCCAATCGGGGGATTGATGAAATCCGTAAAATCAAAGAAAATGTAGGCTATGCTGCTTCTTCTGGAAACTACAAAATTTATATTATCGATGAAGTACACATGCTCACAAAAGAAGCTTTCAATGCTTTATTAAAAACTCTAGAAGAGCCGCCCTCTCACGTGAAGTTCTTTTTTGCAACCACCCACCCTTCAAAACTCCCCACCACAATCATTTCTCGCTGCCAACGCTTTGCTCTGGAACGTTTTTCCACATCCATGATCACAGAAAAATTAGAAACCATTTTGAAATCTTTAACTATCGAATACGAAAAATCGGCACTTTTGCTCATCGCCAACGTGGCAGATGGAAGTATGCGTGATGCAGAATCTCTATTAGACCAAGTTATTGCATTTGAATCTAAGGTGAATCGGGCAAATGTCATCGAATCTTTAGGGATTGTTGAAAAAAAAGAGTTGTATTTTCTCGATGAACTCAAACGCGTACAAAACATTGGCCCTGTGTTTGAACTCACCCAAAAATTGATCACCTCAGGAAAAGATTTAAACCTTTTTTTAGAAGATTTGATGCAGCACATCAGGCATTATTTGATCATTGCGATTTTGAAAGAAAAGGCAACAGAGTTTTTACAAGAATCCACACAAGATATGGAAATCTACTTCAAAAATCAAGATTTGTATTCTAAAGAGCTTTGTTTATATTTACTTGAATATCTCATTCAAAGCCAAGAAAGATTTCACTTCACTTCAAATAAGCAGGTGCTTTTAGAAGTGATTCTTTTAGAAATCATTCAAAGCCAAAAACCCAAACGTTTTGAAGATTTGTTAGATAACATGCAACAACAACCCAAAGCAAAGCCGCAAGAAAAAAAGAAAATGTCCCAAAATAAAATGGATACAATCATCCGATTTTCTCAAGTAGAACTCGAAGGCATTTTAAAAAAAACAACGTGA
- a CDS encoding 4-hydroxybenzoate decarboxylase subunit C, translating to MSVKDLFSFIKLLKKENELVEIKTLVDPTLEIAEIHRNVAKQNGPALLFTKVKNSKFPVVTNLFGSERRLELALPFAFDTWSENMLTLLQKPSLKSLFSHRKQLYPLFKMGTKKRLFAPVLQQKIDPVDLDQLPLLKLWEDDGGHFLTLPIVHTQYDNISNLGMYRMQRFSKNTMGLHCQIGKGGGFHYHKYEKLNQNMPVHVFLGGHPALILASIMPLPENVSELIFASLLMQKKLNVYRNTPILCDAEFCLKGFVRPKLREMEGPFGDHYGFYSLKHPYPVFECTHIFHKKNAIYPATVVGKPRQEDFYIGVLLQKLLKPLIKFVMPSITDLYSYPETGFHPLAAAVVKERYKKEVYTTAFRILGEGQLSLTKCLILIDEPLDLSNFKAVLEYLLARINFHEDLFIFSNVPLDSLDYNTQTLNVGSKLVLCGLGKPIRTLETHENLPKFIKTASFFCKGCLVVEIENETSLEHLKRIQAFVMIVVVDNVQEACQNQESFLWIVFLRIDPAKDVHLPIENTKHHKLYYAPPLILDARLKPHLPKIVASNAEIEQKVKANWDHYFEKQETHLGR from the coding sequence ATGTCTGTCAAAGACCTCTTTTCTTTTATCAAACTTTTGAAAAAAGAAAACGAGCTTGTCGAAATCAAAACATTGGTGGATCCCACTTTAGAAATTGCTGAAATTCATCGCAATGTAGCCAAACAAAATGGGCCAGCTCTTCTTTTCACTAAGGTGAAAAATTCTAAATTTCCTGTTGTGACTAACCTATTTGGATCTGAAAGAAGACTGGAGCTTGCTCTTCCTTTTGCCTTTGATACGTGGTCAGAAAATATGCTTACGCTTTTACAAAAACCTTCTCTAAAATCTCTATTTTCTCATCGAAAACAGCTCTATCCTCTTTTCAAAATGGGCACAAAAAAACGCCTATTTGCTCCCGTATTGCAACAAAAAATTGATCCTGTAGATTTAGACCAGCTGCCCCTTTTAAAACTTTGGGAAGACGACGGTGGACATTTTTTAACGCTGCCTATAGTACATACACAATATGACAACATATCCAATCTAGGTATGTATAGAATGCAACGTTTTTCAAAAAACACAATGGGCCTGCACTGTCAAATTGGAAAAGGAGGCGGATTTCACTATCACAAATACGAAAAGCTCAACCAAAACATGCCTGTACATGTTTTTTTAGGCGGCCACCCAGCACTCATTCTTGCATCGATTATGCCTCTTCCTGAAAATGTTTCAGAGCTTATCTTTGCCTCTCTTTTGATGCAAAAAAAACTCAATGTGTATCGAAACACCCCTATTTTGTGTGATGCTGAATTCTGCTTGAAAGGATTTGTGCGTCCGAAGTTAAGAGAAATGGAAGGACCTTTTGGGGATCATTATGGATTTTATAGCCTAAAGCACCCTTACCCTGTTTTTGAATGCACGCATATTTTTCACAAAAAAAATGCAATTTATCCTGCAACTGTTGTCGGTAAGCCTAGACAAGAAGACTTTTATATCGGTGTCTTGTTGCAAAAGCTATTAAAGCCACTTATCAAATTTGTGATGCCCAGCATTACTGATCTATACAGCTATCCAGAAACAGGATTCCATCCACTTGCTGCAGCTGTTGTCAAAGAACGTTATAAAAAGGAGGTCTACACAACAGCTTTTCGTATTTTAGGCGAAGGACAACTTTCATTGACAAAATGCTTGATTTTGATTGATGAGCCTTTAGATCTTTCCAACTTTAAGGCCGTGTTAGAATATCTTTTAGCACGTATCAATTTCCATGAAGATCTCTTTATTTTTTCTAATGTGCCTTTGGACAGCCTGGATTATAATACGCAAACACTCAACGTAGGTTCTAAGTTGGTGCTGTGCGGGCTTGGGAAACCTATCAGAACGCTCGAAACACATGAAAACCTTCCTAAATTCATCAAAACAGCCAGCTTTTTTTGCAAAGGCTGCCTCGTTGTGGAAATCGAAAATGAGACTTCTCTAGAACATTTAAAACGTATACAAGCTTTTGTGATGATCGTTGTTGTGGATAATGTCCAAGAAGCGTGCCAAAACCAAGAATCTTTTCTCTGGATCGTATTTTTACGCATTGACCCTGCAAAAGATGTGCACTTACCTATTGAAAACACAAAACACCACAAACTGTACTACGCACCTCCTCTAATATTGGATGCGCGCTTAAAACCCCATCTTCCTAAAATTGTTGCATCCAACGCTGAAATTGAGCAAAAAGTCAAAGCAAACTGGGATCACTATTTTGAAAAACAAGAAACGCATTTGGGTCGCTAA
- the ybaB gene encoding Nucleoid-associated protein YbaB → MSNFSKKMQERMQQKMQDLQEDIKKIEVMGTSANDFVKITLSGEQKVKKVEISKDVVNPDDIDALEDLVHFAIDDALTKLQEKTRSMFPGLPS, encoded by the coding sequence ATGTCCAATTTTTCCAAAAAAATGCAAGAAAGAATGCAACAGAAAATGCAAGATTTGCAAGAAGATATCAAAAAAATCGAAGTTATGGGCACATCGGCAAATGATTTTGTTAAAATCACACTTTCTGGTGAGCAAAAAGTCAAAAAAGTTGAAATCAGTAAAGACGTTGTCAATCCAGACGATATCGATGCCCTTGAAGATCTTGTACATTTTGCAATTGACGATGCGCTAACAAAACTCCAGGAAAAAACACGTTCTATGTTCCCCGGGCTTCCATCTTAA